In Naumovozyma dairenensis CBS 421 chromosome 2, complete genome, the following are encoded in one genomic region:
- the RNH70 gene encoding Rnh70p (similar to Saccharomyces cerevisiae RNH70 (YGR276C); ancestral locus Anc_5.23) produces MTDSINNELPLNETLVAVESTDVITANIIDETVTKKRKRTAADSNKDMNDDNITQKNKKLKKNKKNKKLSKPITITIDESRFSNPTKKISLKDLRDLSLFVLNNTNNIPDWIQINNRGAINKLVVLFTPGLQGEDYSFSEGTRFHKEFITLRKEKSDKIPLHNFKYLENYPNFAIPNNSIQSFPVIGPGSKLTIYSPYNAYINVGLTKNEKLEKREMLAKRKITIHDLLMTLDELLESDYPIHPNTKGIINNSDNYKEIIALPSQDWIDTKPFDHDGSHTFALDCEMCLSENDGLVLTRISVLDFDMKVIYDTYVKPDVPIVDYLTKFSGITKEILDPVTTTLKDVQNDLMKIISSDDILVGHSLQSDLKVMKLRHPRIIDTAIIFNHKAGPPFKPALRYLASTYLNINIQEGNSNVLGHDSIEDARTCMQLLKLKLVNGLTFGISINTENIFDRLYEKNGVKSCILNDSVISTLSNKGDNQYKKRIRCNNDQEIFDSILENVETTDFIVARLRDLEFIRGYSQRSKISEINFESELSNENEILSNMGEYIDKIYEKAPEGTMILLISGSGDTRPWAAMMKELNALTGEKKNELKRELEKEIEESVHIARDGVASIIIKQPVVAKRNTD; encoded by the coding sequence ATGACAGATTCCATTAACAATGAATTACCATTAAATGAAACACTTGTTGCTGTAGAAAGTACCGATGTAATTACTGCCAATATTATCGATGAAACGGttacaaagaaaagaaaaagaacaGCTGCTGACAGCAATAAGGACatgaatgatgataacaTAACtcaaaagaacaagaagttgaagaagaataagaagaacaaaaaactTTCTAAACCAATAACAATTACCATTGATGAAAGTCGTTTTTCTAATCCCACAAAGAAAATCTCGTTGAAAGATTTGAGagatttatcattattcgTCTTGAATAACACGAATAATATACCAGATTGGattcaaattaataatagagGAGCAATAAATAAACTAGTTGTGTTGTTTACGCCTGGGTTACAAGGGGAAGACTATAGCTTTTCTGAAGGTACAAGATTCCACAAGGAATTTATTACATtaagaaaggaaaagtCAGATAAGATTCCCTTACataattttaaatatttggaaaattatccaaattttgCAATTCCAAATAATAGTATTCAAAGTTTCCCCGTAATTGGACCTGGTTCCAAATTGACCATATATTCACCATATAATGCATATATCAATGTTGGattaacaaaaaatgagaaattaGAGAAACGTGAAATGTTAGCTAAACGGAAAATAACCATTcatgatttattaatgaCATTAGATGAGTTATTAGAAAGTGATTACCCAATTCACCCCAATACAAAAGGCATTATTAATAACAGTgataattataaagaaataattgCATTGCCATCTCAAGATTGGATAGATACTAAACCTTTTGATCATGATGGGTCACATACTTTTGCACTAGATTGTGAAATGTGTCTTTCTGAAAATGATGGGTTAGTATTAACAAGGATAAGTGttcttgattttgataTGAAAGTTATTTATGATACATATGTTAAACCAGACGTCCCAATTGTGGATTATTTGACAAAATTCAGTGGTATTACAAAGGAAATTCTTGATCCAGTGACAACGACTTTAAAAGATGTtcaaaatgatttaatgaaaattatcAGTTCTGATGATATCTTAGTAGGACATTCATTACAAAGTGATTTAAAAGTTATGAAATTAAGACATCCAAGGATTATTGATACAGCAATTATTTTCAACCATAAAGCGGGACCACCATTTAAACCAGCATTACGTTATTTGGCTTCCACATATTTAAACATTAATATTCAAGAGGGTAATTCTAATGTTTTGGGTCATGATTCCATTGAAGATGCTAGAACATGTATgcaattattgaaattgaaacttGTTAATGGGTTAACATTTGGTATTTCGATAAATacagaaaatatatttgataGATTATATGAAAAGAATGGAGTTAAATCGTGcatattaaatgattcagTGATCTCAACGTTATCTAATAAGGGAGATAATCAATATAAGAAAAGGATACGATGTAATAATgatcaagaaatttttgattctATCTTGGAAAATGTTGAAACGACAGATTTTATTGTAGCAAGATTGAGAGATTTAGAATTTATTAGAGGTTATTCTCAAAGATCTAAGATATCTGAAATAAATTTTGAGTCAGAACtttctaatgaaaatgaaatattaagTAATATGGgtgaatatattgataaaatttatGAAAAGGCGCCTGAAGGGACGATGATACTTTTAATATCAGGTAGTGGTGATACAAGGCCATGGGCAGCTATGatgaaagaattgaatgCATTAACAggtgaaaagaaaaatgaattgaaaagagaACTAGAGaaggaaattgaagaaagtgTTCATATTGCTCGTGATGGTGTTGCCtctatcatcattaaaCAACCTGTAGTAGCTAAAAGAAATACAGATTAG
- the RTT102 gene encoding Rtt102p (similar to Saccharomyces cerevisiae RTT102 (YGR275W); ancestral locus Anc_5.24), which produces MELLINKANRANNYYGPNQDSNIHWEYNWFTPLKIETYANNTTNRNPEGNLEKYPFKFKKWQLRIQNTNDENDTIMTTSQDNTHDISSVSLSSLLFDLNKFDRTKQQSQLPKVANAMNANGTADGSLTVDDIRGAVGGSEAIPGLSSSTDVNANANANANANANANANVNTNTEANTIVENITDALPLEDSKVDPVEINNESTMVASNDKTRTETEEIVVNNGVQEREAELPVDDDNTNTATETTDQPLPPTSQDEEESSLIEPVNNTDTIPATVDLNQQNDESSTAIPLSASEDPTHEPSSAVDAEGDIEMKE; this is translated from the coding sequence atggaaCTACTAATTAATAAAGCAAATCGTGCAAACAACTATTATGGTCCTAATCAAGATTCCAATATTCATTGGGAATACAATTGGTTCACTCCATTGAAAATAGAAACATATGCTAATAATACTACAAATAGGAACCCAGAAGGTAATCTTGAAAAGTAtcctttcaaatttaaaaaatggCAATTGCGAATCCAAAatacaaatgatgaaaatgatactATAATGACAACATCACAAGATAATACTCATGATATCTCATCagtatcattatcatccttattgtttgatttaaataaattcgATAGAACTAAACAACAATCTCAATTACCAAAAGTTGCTAATGCCATGAATGCAAACGGTACGGCAGATGGAAGTTTGACCGTAGACGATATTAGAGGTGCTGTAGGTGGTAGTGAAGCAATTCCGGGTTTATCTAGTTCCACTGATGTGAATGCAAACGCAAATGCAAACGCAAATGCAAACGCAAATGCAAACGCAAACGTAAACACAAACACTGAAGCCAACACGATAGTAGAAAATATAACAGATGCACTACCGCTTGAAGACTCAAAAGTTGACCCTGTTGAAATAAACAATGAATCGACAATGGTGGCATCCAATGACAAAACAAGAACAGAAACAGAAGAAATTGTAGTTAATAATGGTGTACAGGAACGTGAAGCAGAACTGCCCGTAGACGAtgataatacaaatactGCAACTGAGACTACCGATCAACCATTGCCTCCCACTAGCCAAGATGAGGAAGAATCATCTTTAATTGAGCCGGTAAATAATACCGATACTATCCCGGCAACAGTAGATCTAAATCAACAGAATGATGAATCTTCAACAGCAATACCTTTGTCGGCATCTGAAGATCCAACGCATGAACCATCATCAGCAGTTGATGCTGAAGGTGATATTGAAATGAAAGAATGA
- the NDAI0B00710 gene encoding uncharacterized protein produces MDPHLEHQNDKTEKNNKAVHNEFHLHHNIVTDDDDDDDDDGFIKKINEVSNFDEQQLILALRHIISSYCFPSESLFRRLAKDCLRNRNLFIDSQQNKWIHKFIDYYRSFFSIKDRFNLQEFTHLPNSENLKTMELFYERLNNFFTRFKFKKKNIFKIDETVYSLQYMNFLFPMDRKIFFDNKGIHILDDEDLIDKFITITECIIATGEVFPPYLVVPNDIIATNTSSTNTKISFTASTNTFFRENPNTTRGWKVYNNNNNNINTDGSQKNIQSSLAWLTDIFAKRESFNIKENKLLLIDEESRYLNIPFILKCKELNIKLFLIPNYATSWFQPLEISTFGLIRGYVDSNLPSLTNIHDNNNNPKDHRLQIDPMISNLNICLTTYSKARSIGFYPFDIKSGFKNCGILPLNKNIVQERIFSNEPSPNMNTITRNLPNIMAEHLSTIKPNPCTSGILAMPQKRHHIHERIQDIYGLPNKKSRINPENSTNLTEIKSPSTTVKSTVKQTNDDNKSETGKDTSLPFNFRKLCQNKKSLLFDSSTTQGNIIIRKDSENENERRNHQMFKKKQKLGNIVPATSVLRSLFVRDTSVDSIRSTDEEDSKVTDNNANMTGIEEMINKKTNINKDVGKAKVKKVNNTNNTNNTNDSIKNEKKDDDSIIPFTHHLIHSNKEEGEKNQEAVKDLGSIHTIELESSDYDDVEEVNNSS; encoded by the coding sequence ATGGATCCACACTTGGAACatcaaaatgataaaactgaaaagaataacaaGGCTGTTCACAATGAATTTCATTTGCACCACAATATTGTGACCgacgacgatgatgatgatgacgatgatggatttattaagaaaataaatgagGTAAGTAACTTTGATGAACAACAATTGATATTGGCATTACGGCATATTATATCTTCTTATTGCTTCCCCTCAGAATCTCTGTTTAGAAGATTAGCCAAGGATTGCTTACGAAATAGAAACCTATTTATTGATTCACAGCAAAATAAATGGATtcataaatttattgattattatcGATCCTTCTTCTCTATTAAAGATAGATTTAATTTACAAGAATTTACTCATCTACCAAATTCTGAAAATCTGAAAACAATGGAATTATTTTATGAACGActgaataattttttcactcgtttcaaatttaagaagaagaatatctttaaaattgatgaaaccgtttattctttacaatatatgaattttcttttcccaATGGATAGGAAAATCTTCTTTGATAATAAGGGAATACATATTTTGgacgatgaagatttaATCGATAAGTTTATAACCATTACAGAATGTATCATTGCAACAGGTGAAGTTTTCCCACCTTATTTAGTAGTACCAAATGACATAATCGCAACCAATACTAGTTCTACTAatacaaaaatatcattcaCTGCATCAACAAATACTTTCTTTAGGGAAAACCCAAATACAACTAGAGGTTGGAAagtttataataataataataataatatcaatacgGATGGCTCACAAAAGAATATACAATCAAGTTTAGCTTGGCTTACTGATATCTTTGCTAAAAGAGAATCATTTAacataaaagaaaataaactattattaattgatgaagaatcaagatatttaaatattcccttcattttgaaatgtAAAGAATTAAACATTAAATTATTCCTTATACCAAATTACGCGACTTCATGGTTTCAACCTTTGGAAATTAGTACCTTCGGATTAATTAGAGGTTACGTGGATAGTAATTTGCCATCTTTGACGAATATTcacgataataataataacccGAAGGACCACCGTTTGCAAATTGATCCAATGATTAgtaatttaaatatatgtTTAACCACATATTCAAAGGCAAGATCAATTGGATTTTACCCCTTCGATATTAAATCTGGATTTAAAAATTGTGGTATATTaccattaaataaaaatattgtaCAAGAGAGAATTTTCTCAAATGAACCATCCCCAAATATGAATACCATTACAAGAAACCTTCCAAATATAATGGCAGAACatttatcaacaataaAACCAAATCCGTGTACCTCGGGCATTCTGGCAATGCCACAAAAACGTCATCATATCCATGAGAGAATTCAAGATATATATGGCCTCCctaataaaaaatcaagaattaATCCCGAAAATAGTACTAATCTTACAGAAATAAAATCTCCTTCTACTACAGTTAAGTCAACAGTAAAGCAGactaatgatgataataaatcagaAACTGGAAAAGATACATCTTTACCATTTAATTTCCGTAAACTATGCcaaaataagaaatcattattatttgatagtTCCACCACCCAGggaaatattattattagaaaagacTCTGAGAATGAGAATGAACGGagaaatcatcaaatgttcaaaaaaaagcaaaaaCTTGGCAATATTGTACCAGCCACATCAGTTCTTCGAAGTTTATTCGTACGTGATACAAGTGTGGATTCAATAAGAAGTAccgatgaagaagattcaAAAGTCACAGATAACAATGCTAATATGACTGGcattgaagaaatgataaataagaaaacaaacaTAAACAAGGACGTTGGAAAAGCGAAAGTgaaaaaagtaaataatacaaataatacaaataatacaaatgattcaataaaaaatgaGAAGAAGGATGATGATTCCATTATACCATTTACTCACCATTTGATCCATTCCAACAAGGAAGAGGGAGAAAAAAATCAGGAGGCGGTTAAAGATCTAGGTAGTATACATACAATAGAACTTGAATCTAGCgattatgatgatgttgaagAAGTTAACAATAGTAgttga
- the NDAI0B00720 gene encoding uncharacterized protein (similar to Saccharomyces cerevisiae LIP1 (YMR298W); ancestral locus Anc_5.26): MMSQRSKQIRNLFLYILIALSLIAAVEYFKYSTRIHYEWFHCTAIKEPIPYDYYNQEVIDILDAEPSSSVVKYYARGGPSCDKRGEFKTIIKRITRDFEPNLEHYSFCIFENFELPQRHYPIDENKGAPGYVAYVGYDSDSKLVERLCNDSTIYHM, from the coding sequence atgatGAGTCAACGATCAAAACAAATTAGGAATTTGTTCTTATATATCTTAATTGCATTAAGTTTAATTGCAGCtgttgaatattttaaatacTCTACCAGAATTCATTATGAATGGTTCCATTGCACTGCAATTAAAGAACCAATCCCatatgattattataatcaaGAAGTTATAGACATACTGGATGCTGAACCCTCATCATCTGTTGTTAAATATTATGCTAGGGGTGGACCGAGTTGCGATAAAAGAGGTGAATTTAAAACTATTATTAAACGAATTACAAGAGATTTTGAACCCAATTTAGAACATTATTCATTTtgtatatttgaaaattttgaattgcCACAGAGACATTATccaattgatgaaaataaaggtGCACCAGGATATGTAGCTTATGTTGGTTACGATTCAGATTCAAAACTCGTTGAAAGATTATGTAATGATTCTACAATTTATCACATgtag
- the NDAI0B00730 gene encoding uncharacterized protein (similar to Saccharomyces cerevisiae YGR273C and YMR295C; ancestral locus Anc_5.29), which yields MSNIKKHLGNNNSKFPKPSIGTSKSHILNEILKMQNRKHNNKATITRKGEGEIKEVSSADGKIVPVRNAIITDPILDAFQEAEPFQQALGNASNGGNNCRSFLNDAKRYKYRDVFGRKIKVRDRSNPTRERDERPLDTIKGFQYSLTKDSNLKKNLETSTLGFNPRCSSNYY from the coding sequence atgagtaatattaagaaacaTTTGGGAAATAACAATTCGAAGTTTCCAAAACCTTCCATTGGAACAAGTAAAAGTCATATATTAAATgagattttgaaaatgcAAAATAGAAAACATAACAATAAAGCTACTATTACGAGAAAAGGGGAAGGGGAGATTAAAGAGGTCTCCTCTGCTGATGGAAAAATAGTTCCCGTTAGAAATGCAATTATTACGGATCCAATTCTTGATGCCTTTCAAGAAGCTGAACCGTTCCAGCAAGCCTTAGGTAATGCATCAAATGGTGGGAATAATTGTAGGTCATTTTTAAACGACGcaaaaagatataaatataGAGATGTCTTTGGaaggaaaataaaagtaaGGGATAGGTCCAACCCAACGAGAGAGAGAGATGAAAGACCATTAGATACAATAAAGGGATTCCAATATTCTTTAACTAAGGAttctaatttgaaaaaaaatctaGAAACTTCGACTTTAGGTTTTAATCCCAGATGTAGctcaaattattattag
- the NDAI0B00740 gene encoding uncharacterized protein (Ty-like retrotransposon) — MHAPYPYHYYGMPPPQGYYYPYPAMNHNMAPPSHMSAPPSPHVYSQPMYNNHLPIPQTFSQPPLQPIVNHYRDVPHALNPQNPSPLYPISSTGEFSNWIRTLMDHLKSAKYGDLIPNKHGVAARTPSHWEELGLQWLFSTYVKKDFYPKWVKQAQEASVPLFTILQRAMTLAMQATDITIIMRKLRDLHFEGKEPAFIFNANVQSIISQIDTKELTQYEPLIKDCILNALTGPYSTINKEFRTSQSPYSISDIYTRISAEYDYITTTQSARPKCSYCHIVGHTRDQCFKAVAPSTANPIPKPKSNTRTTRSSPTHRKQSAKSSKITNNITVDRTTEHDHYWLRPDSLPINEDQHFILDSGASVTVVKNGSILHDLHQTASPPVISSSQNIPMRCTGQGTLRLKLYHSKTIDIPAYVIPELEHNLLSTNSLEHHGIFVDAKHGTLESRDGNTLAQFVRFNSLPWLTFHHVVIPPHARINNLIQKFPLDVVHRLLGHVNVKSLQQSIKNKTFDHFTIEDIDWTGISTFQCITGLQGKSRKHNHTVGSRLKYQKNYEPFQYIHTDVFGPVSVDKPYPSWFVVLYR; from the coding sequence ATGCATGCACCATATCCATATCACTACTATGGGATGCCCCCACCACAAGGCTATTATTACCCATATCCTGCCATGAACCATAATATGGCACCCCCTTCCCACATGTCGGCACCACCTTCGCCACATGTGTATTCACAACCAATGTATAATAATCATTTGCCAATTCCACAAACATTTTCCCAGCCGCCATTGCAACCTATTGTCAATCACTATAGGGATGTTCCTCATGCATTAAATCCTCAAAATCCATCACCGCTTTACCCTATTTCAAGTACCGGtgaattttccaattggATTAGGACTCTGATGGACCATCTCAAATCAGCTAAATATGGTGATCTAATTCCAAATAAACATGGCGTAGCTGCAAGAACACCTTCTCACTGGGAAGAACTTGGCCTCCAGTGGTTATTTTCCACTTATGTTAAAAAGGATTTTTATCCTAAATGGGTCAAACAGGCCCAAGAGGCCTCTGTACCTCTATTTACTATATTGCAAAGAGCTATGACCTTAGCCATGCAAGCCACTGATATCACTATTATCATGCGGAAACTACGTGACCTTCATTTCGAAGGCAAAGAACCCGCCTTTATCTTTAACGCTAATGTGCAATCTATCATTTCACAGATTGACACAAAGGAACTCACTCAATATGAACCATTAATCAAAGACTGCATTTTAAATGCTCTTACCGGTCCATACTCCACTATCAATAAGGAATTTCGCACATCGCAAAGTCCGTACTCTATTTCGGACATATACACTCGTATTTCCGCCGAATACGATTACATTACCACCACTCAATCAGCACGACCCAAGTGCTCCTACTGCCACATAGTGGGCCATACTCGCGATCAATGCTTTAAGGCAGTAGCTCCCTCTACTGCCAATCCAATTCCCAAACCGAAGTCTAACACTAGAACGACTAGGTCATCCCCAACTCACAGAAAACAGTCAGCCAAATCTTCCAAAATtaccaataatataacaGTCGATCGAACAACTGAACACGATCACTATTGGCTTAGGCCTGATTCACTTCCTATAAACGAAGATCAACATTTTATCTTAGACTCTGGTGCGAGTGTCACCGTTGTTAAAAACGGTTCCATTCTTCATGACCTTCACCAAACTGCCTCTCCACCTGTTATCTCTTCTTCACAAAATATTCCCATGCGCTGTACAGGACAGGGAACTCTCAGACTGAAACTTTACcattcaaaaacaatcGACATCCCAGCATATGTCATTCCCGAATTAGAGCATAATCTTCTCAGTACCAACTCACTTGAGCATCATGGTATCTTCGTTGATGCTAAACATGGTACTCTTGAATCTCGAGATGGAAATACTCTTGCACAGTTTGTGAGATTTAACTCTCTTCCATGGTTAACATTTCATCATGTTGTAATCCCACCACATGCCCGAATCAACAATCTTATACAGAAATTTCCGTTAGACGTTGTTCATCGTCTACTTGGACATGTCAATGTTAAAAGTCTGCAGCAATCgatcaaaaataaaacttttGATCATTTTACGATTGAAGACATTGACTGGACGGGTATCTCTACCTTTCAATGTATAACGGGCCTACAAGGCAAAAGCCGCAAACACAATCATACTGTAGGATCACGTCTCAAGTACCAGAAGAATTATGAACCATTCCAATACATTCATACGGATGTCTTTGGTCCTGTCTCTGTAGACAAACCTTATCCATCTTGGT